The nucleotide sequence ttgtagggCGTCGAGCAGGGACAACACACATAATCTCATTTTCTTCCACCTCTTTACACTTACTTGCTGGTGGCTATAGCTCAGGAAGTAgaacaggtcatctactgatcggaaggttagtggttcaacccagtctgcatgcctgaGCATGTAtcctgggcaagatactaaccccaagatgctctctgatgcatcggctggagtgtgaatgttagcttAAAAAAGCATTGAAAAAGCATAGAAGAAAGTGattgtggcatgttgtataaagctttgagtgctccaggagagtagaaaagcgcgaTACAAGAATCAGACCGTTACCATTTACTTACAATTTTGCCACAAAAGATAAAGGTTTTGTGGCAAAGCATGTAATAGACACACTGGTCTACAATGTGGATGTCACTCTTTACCTCTCCTAAGCCTCCTAAGAAAtagacataataataataataataataataataataataataataataataataatgataataatacattttatttgagggcGCCTTTCCaaaacccaaggtcaccttacaaagaGAAAAGTATATCAATAAAATGGAAGATTAAAatagattaaaataaataaaaattcaacAAACCAATAAATATTAACAAAACAAAGTCGCATAAACAAGATCTGACAACAAGTACGATCTTTATTAAAGCGAGTAAGCCAGTTTAAACAAGTAGGTTTTGAGCCTTGACTTAAATAAGGGAAGGGAAGCAATATTTCTTAAGACTGAAAGAAGTGAGTTCAAGAGCCGAGGAGCAGAGCGACTGAAAGCTCTGTTCCTCATAGTGATAAGACAAGCAGAAGGAACAACAAGATGAGTGGCAGATGAAGATCTGAGAGAGCAGGAAACAGTGGAGATATGAAGCAGATCACAGAGATAAGGAGGGGCAAGGTTATGGATGTACTTAAATGTGAGAACTAAGATTTTAAAGTTTGTCCTGGCTTCTATGGGCAACCAGTGAAGCTGTTGAAGAATTGGGGTAATATGGTCTCTTAAGGGAGCACAAGTTATGACCTGAACTGCAGAATTCTGAAGATGTTGAAGTTTATGGAGGGACTTATTGGGGCGACCAAATAAGAGGGAGTTGCAATAATCGATCCAGGAAGTAATAAGACTATTGACTATTATGCATGCATAATTTCCAGTACCAGCAGTGGAGATAATATAAACAGTAAGTAAGTTGTAGTAAGCTACAACTTCACGTTTAGAACAGGCAAAGTGTAACATCCACAGTGGAACAAAGTGTCTATTGCTATGATACTGGGTGTGTTGTATGTTCATGAACATAcaaaagaagtccagtcgctttctttccaagctcctttgaCGACAAATTAATGTGTTTTCTACTGAACCTTGGACTTGCCAATTTTTTGTTCCTGTCAACACTTTCGTTTTTGTCAGTGTACTACTTTGTGAGGAATAAATGGATTTTTGCTGATGTCTTTTACAAGATTCTACTTCAACTTTAATTTATCATTAGCTTCCTGGCCTGTTTGGGGGTGCACAGGTACCTGGCTATTGTGGATCCACTAAAAGTGATGGGAAAAATAACTGTCCCTTTTTGACTATTTCAGTCATGGTGGCTGTTGGGGACTGTCCAAAGTCTTCCAGATATGTTTTACACCAAATCACCCACAAAAGCAACAAAGATACAAATGAAGCTGGAGAATGCTAACAAATCATCTCTAAGGAATACAGTGAGGATTACCTGAAATACACTGTTGGCTTGACATTCACTGGGTTTGTTATCCCATTCCTGCATGAGGGCAGGCGCTCATCTGTGTGTCTGAATAGTGTTTTCAACTTCTTGGTTTACCTTCAAAGATTTCACCAGATTTTTGAGCATTTGTTTGTGTCAAACTACCAGATTGTACTTGTGATGCAAAGGTTTAACAAGATTTTAACATGAATTATTCACTTTGAAATTGTCCCTTACAGTTGGATGTTAATACTGCATTACGTATTACACTGTACTTCATTATCACTCTTTTTTCCTGAATAATAGTTTTGGCACAAATGGCTATATAAATGTATATTCATAGTTTTATCTCTGGGTTTGTTGTTATTCTGTTGCCTTTTATTCTGTGAAACTAAAACCCAGTGGAATGCATTTTTTCTGTGGGAGTGTTCGGGTTGCCTCGGTGGCCACGCACCTGTATTCCATGCCAGGCAAATATCTGAGAACTATTTCACCCAGCACAAATGGCAGCTCCACGCCAGTCCGTTAGTCACCGTTAGTGGTAACTTGGCTCTCTTATGTTTCCTTCCTATTTATACAAGTATTCTCTTAATATTACGCCCTTGTGCTCAGGTCACCGTCCGGCATTTGAAAACATCTCCTGCCAGTCCTCCTGCCTGTTTTGCGTGCAAGGGAACTCCCTCAGCCTCCGTTTCTCCCTCCTCGGACTTTCTCCCACGGACAGCTTCCCCTCCGAGCCCCACAGTCTGACTGTGATTGTAATCCGTATTTTAACTCGTGTTTAGTTGTTAACTCACCACTTTCCTGCACTCAGGTAATTGTTCCCCTTTCTGTTGCAGCTTCCCACAGTCCTGATCACAGCTTCTCAGGACATTTCAGTTCCTTTTTCCTCCGTTTGAGTTATATTATCATTCCCTTTGTTGTTCCTGTTCATTTTTGTTAAAGAAATAAATTTGTACATAGTTCCTGTGAATTTCATAttgagtctgcttttgggtgtccactgtgtgtgtgaactAAGGTTCATGATAGTACGGACTGGCCAGTATCGACCCAGCAGACCCAATTCACTCAGCCATAAATAAACAGGGTCCCATGCTTGGTTGGCACGATCAGTTACTTCAGGTGCTCATCAGACTGCACCAGTAAAATTAGTCACTTCTGTAaaccataatgaattaattaagaAACATAATCCTCACATCGATTGGGCCGCTGCGGGTTTCTTCTTTGTGTGGAAAAAGTCTCTGTAACCGTGTATTTATTACCGGGGAGTGAATGACATTACCATAAAGAACAAATACCCACTGCCACTAATCAATTCTGTTTTTGAGTCTCTCCAAGGGCCCACCACTCTTACTAAGTTGTATCTACAGGACACCTATCACCTTGTTCAGATACATGAGGGGGATGAGTGGAAGACCGCCTATAAAACTCCACTGAGGCACTGTAAGTATTTGGTCCTGCTGTTTGGCTTAACTAACTCCCCTGCGGTTTTCCAAAACCTTGGTCAATGACATGCTCCAGGATTTTTTGAATGACCAAGAAGACCAAGAAGCGACACGCACACTATGCCAGTCTCTGCTGCACTCCAGCCCCTGAATATCGGCCAGGGCAGAAGGTCTAGTTAGCTGCTAAGAACATCCTTCTGCCCATACATCCAACGTTCCATGTCTCGCAAGTTAAACCGGTCGCCACAGCCCTTTGTCAGGTCACTGTCCGCAAATTGAACACATCTCCTGCCAGTCCTCCTGATGGTTTTGCATGCAAGGAAACTCCCTCAGCCTCCATTTCTCCCTCCTGGGACTTTCTCACACGGACAGCTTCCCCTCCGAGCCCCACGGTCTGACTCTGATTGTAACCCGTATTTTAACTCGCGTTTAGTTGTTAACTCACCACTTTCCTGCACTCAGGTAATTGTTCCCCTTTCTGTTGCAGCTTCCCACGGTCCTGATCACAGCTTCCCAGGgcatttcagtttctttttcctccGTTTGAGTTATATTATCATTCCCTTTGTTGTTCCTGTTCATTTTTGTTAAAGAAATAAATTTGTACATAGTTCCTGTGAATTTTGTATTGAGTCTGCTTTTGAGTccccactgtgtgtgtgaaccAAAGTTCATGACACAGACAACAACTTTCACTTTCACATTCAAAACTCTCACTGAAGGGAAATTTTTACCTTTCTTTTCAGCCATAAAACTGCCCACCCAAGCATTCAGTACAGCTAACCCTGATAAATACATGATGCACCTGCCCTTTGTCTGCTAAATTCACTCACCTGTCTCTCTTCCTGTTAGAGTTACATGTATTAATACTGACTGCTGACCTTTTACAAAATAACATGTGGATGTTGACTGTGGGTTTCAAACAACATTTTTAGTAGAGcacctatttttatttttagaaatccCCTTTTCTTGAATTTTAACCAACAGggtatgtaatttttttttagcacttcCTTTTTTATGCACAGACAAGGAAACAGCCTACATAGAGATTATACGCATGTGTGAATCTGCATGCATCTGTGCATGAGGCGTTACTCTGAGATGTCAAATAGGATTTTGAGATGACTGAGATGtgtcaaacaggaagttttCTTTGAACAAATAGGTCATACCTTCTCTGCTCTTCAAACACCACCTCTGCCACTGAAGAGTTTGAATGTACTGTCTTCTTAGGAAACAGAATGAATACAGCTAAATGGTTTCGTTCAGTCTATGAACATACAACTCTGCCTGCTATTTACACCACTGGTTTCATCATTGGTCTGGGAGCTAATGTATGGGGACTAAAGTCTCTGCTGCAGAAATGGAAAATTCTTGGACACATTAATGTGTTTCTTCTGAACCTTGGAATTGCCAATTTTTTGTTCCTGCCAACTCTCCCATTTTTCGCAACATACTACTTTATGGGGAATAAATGGATCTTTGGTGAAGGCTTTTGCAAGATCATAAGATTCTGCTTCAACTTGAATTTATACGGCAGCATTGGATTTCTTACCTGTATAAGTGTGTACAGGTACCTGGCTATTGTCCATCCAATGAAAGTGATGGGAAGAATAACTGTGACTCACTCTGTGGCTATCTCAGTCGTGGTTTGGCTGTTGGTGAGTGTTCAAAGTCTTCCAGATATGTTCTTCCCAAAAACCTCTGCAAATAACACTGATAGAAATAGAACTGAAAAATGTCACCATACCACCACTCCAAAGTATGTTGAAGATTACCTGAAATACAGTGTGGGCTGGACTCTCACTGGGTTTGTTATCCCACTCCTTATCTTACTTGGCTCCTATGGACACGTGACTCTTGTTCTCTGCCGCATTAATACCATTGATAAGGTGGTGAAACAAAGAAGCTTAAAGTTAATGTTCATCTTGATTTTGCTCTTCTCGGTTTGTTACATCCCCTATCATATTTTTAAGAACCTCAGCCTTTATTCAAGAGTACTTAATTCAAAATACAAGAAGTATCCAACATGGGATGAGGGAGTCTTTGGTGCTCATCAGATCAGTCGTGGTCTTGTGTGTCTGAATAGTGTTTTGAACCCCCTGGTTTACCTCCATGTCATGGATATTCCTGCTCAAATCAGACAGATGCTTCAGTGGTCTCGTCAGATATTTACTCGTTTCTTTCTGTCAAAGTACGCCAATGTACCTGTGGCACAAAGTGCAGATGTTTAACAGGAGTTTAGCATGAATGATTGAGTTTGTTTATTATACTGTGCTTCATCCAGTTAATTATTGCTCTCTTTTCCTGTAACAACAGTTTGGGCACAAGTTACTATATAAAAGTATATAAATACTTTTatctctttttgttctgttgCCTTGTATGTTGTGAATAACTGAAACCCAGTGGAACACATTTTCTATTTTGGTTTAAAAcacattgtctttattttttatgcatGATTGTAATTGCTCTGAATAAGCTTCACTCATTTTGACGGAGTCAGTATCAACAACCAGTTGCTAACATATAATTTTTCTACAATAAATGTAACTTAGTCTTTGAAATATGTATTATTTAAACACCTTACACCAACAACTTTTACTTCAAGAATAGATCAGGAGAGAGCACTGGCATACTACTAAAATTTGTTTCATATTTAGTGCATTTTTAATTGTTGGCTCACAGACTGCTTCCGTGCTCTTATCAAATGTTTTTTATAGGTGTGGCTGAGTGCGTGTGGTACAAACCACAGAAAAGCAGCAGTCATTGTACAACTGTGACACTGacacctttaaaaactgactGCATTGTACATTACATTGTATTTAATTCTTTTAAACACTGCATTCTTTTCATTATTGATGCGTTGGAATTAGTGGTCACATATCTGTGCATAGATCATGttaaacatgttcaaaataaactgatcaTTTAGATAAACTTGCACTTGTTATGCCTCGTTGTGTTGGCGTAATAAGATGATTGTTACTGTCGGGGTGGGGGATGAAACCGTGCTCTGCagggtttctttctgtttaaacaCCTGTTAGGGAAATGTTGGTCTCCTGATAATACAAGTAACTCAGATTGTTATTATCATCCTGTATTAGCTTCAAATACTTAGCTAAAGCCACTATCAATGGCAAGTTGTTAATATGAACATTCTATTGACAACAGAAATTCTACAGTTATCCTCCAACATTTCATGATTTCAACACTTAAAAGCAAGCATGGCATCATGAAAATTTCAAGCCCATTCTTTACATTTCCATTTACTTTTGTGTGATTAGTAATCATCCTCAGAATGCTGGCTGTCATTACAGATGATGTAGTGACTGCTGAGATAGATACATTTGTTGTTGCTACGACACCGAAAGCACTTTGTGGATGTTTGGGGCTAAAAAACCCCCCAATAGTTACTTCCTCTTGTAATAATAATGCACAGCACAGTTTTAAGAAGAGGTCAGGGATTACAGCTTCGCTGCCACATAACTCTAACAGGCAGTCATGCTTAACCCTTAATTACTAGTTTGGTCAACCATGAACAGAAGATACATGGTACTCTATTGCATATTTGCTCTGGCAAGACTTAAACAAGTGATGAAAAGCA is from Oreochromis niloticus isolate F11D_XX linkage group LG20, O_niloticus_UMD_NMBU, whole genome shotgun sequence and encodes:
- the LOC100692053 gene encoding P2Y purinoceptor 1-like, producing MNTAKWFRSVYEHTTLPAIYTTGFIIGLGANVWGLKSLLQKWKILGHINVFLLNLGIANFLFLPTLPFFATYYFMGNKWIFGEGFCKIIRFCFNLNLYGSIGFLTCISVYRYLAIVHPMKVMGRITVTHSVAISVVVWLLVSVQSLPDMFFPKTSANNTDRNRTEKCHHTTTPKYVEDYLKYSVGWTLTGFVIPLLILLGSYGHVTLVLCRINTIDKVVKQRSLKLMFILILLFSVCYIPYHIFKNLSLYSRVLNSKYKKYPTWDEGVFGAHQISRGLVCLNSVLNPLVYLHVMDIPAQIRQMLQWSRQIFTRFFLSKYANVPVAQSADV